The Saliniradius amylolyticus DNA segment TGCGAGTGTCACCATCATTTAGTGTGCAATCCAGCTATTGGTAACGACTTGAATGGTTGATTGCTGTGCTGCCAGATAACTATAGCGCTCATCCATATCCAACACCGCAAACTTTTGCGTCTTGTAACGGTCGTCCTGACTTAACATTATTTCGGCTTGTCCCTGATGGCTGCGGATAATGGCCTGATGGGGAATCGGGTAAACATTTGCGCGCTGCAGTTGAAAGGTCACTTCTGCTACTAAACCTTTCACAAAATCGGCCTTTGCTGGCAGTGCCAGGGCGACCCGATATAACTGGCTATTGGTTATCGGAGATTGGGCGAGAATACGGATCGGAGCGGAAAATTCCTGGTCTAAAGCGGGTAGGTAAATACGATGTTTTTGCCCCGGTTTAAGCCCAAGTCGTTCGTCAGCGCTGACGGTGACCTCGACCACCCAGTTATCGCGCAGTGGTGTCACGACTAAAGCACTCTGTCCGGGCTGAACCAGTTCATCCTGATTGACCTGGCGGGCAAGGACGACCCCGTCGAAGTCGGCCTTGATGGTCGATTTGTTAATATTGTAATTCAGCTCTGATAGTTGAGCCTGGAGCTGGTCGTGTTCGGCCTGCATCGATTCAACACTGGAAGGAGAGACCAGCTTTCGATCCAGTAGACGGTTGAGCCGCAATAACTCATTACCGATAAAGGTGAGTCTGGCCTGAATACGCTGGCGTTGCTGTAAGAGTTCGCTGATATCCAATTGAGCAAGCGTATCGCCTTGCTGGAAGGTCTGGCCCACATCCACATTTAATGCCTTCACATAACCGGCGGTCTTAAAGGCGCGGCGGTACTCCCGAAGAAAGGCCAGTGTGCCCTGGCGACGTACTTCTATTATGTGTTCGACGGCCTGGACGCGCTGAACCTGAAAGCGCTCGTCGGCGATTAACAGGGACGGCCAGAACAGGCAGCTAACAAAGAGCAGGCAGGTGAGT contains these protein-coding regions:
- a CDS encoding efflux RND transporter periplasmic adaptor subunit: MRLIPVTLTCLLFVSCLFWPSLLIADERFQVQRVQAVEHIIEVRRQGTLAFLREYRRAFKTAGYVKALNVDVGQTFQQGDTLAQLDISELLQQRQRIQARLTFIGNELLRLNRLLDRKLVSPSSVESMQAEHDQLQAQLSELNYNINKSTIKADFDGVVLARQVNQDELVQPGQSALVVTPLRDNWVVEVTVSADERLGLKPGQKHRIYLPALDQEFSAPIRILAQSPITNSQLYRVALALPAKADFVKGLVAEVTFQLQRANVYPIPHQAIIRSHQGQAEIMLSQDDRYKTQKFAVLDMDERYSYLAAQQSTIQVVTNSWIAH